A part of Streptomyces sp. NBC_01210 genomic DNA contains:
- a CDS encoding MFS transporter, producing MRRIQAGNALSAFGLGFTVPYLYVYVAQVRDLGAATAGAVLAVFAMAALVALPFTGRIIDRRGPLPVLTGAALLASAGAASMGLANSAPTVVLSAALLGAGTAVMQPALATMIVWCSNTSTRTRAFAMQFFLQNLGLGIGGLIGGHIVDESRPGSFTLLFGIEAVMFLVLAGIVLSVRLPRSFSLQEARPENTEAKAKGGIRALLGHRAMVQLCVLGFVLFFACYGQFESGLAAYGTEAAGIEPATLGTALAANTAVIVVAQFVVLKFVERRRRSRVIATVGLIWALAWVTAGYAGLGHGSQAMATAAFVSAYGMFGLGEAMLSPTVAPLVADLAPESMVGQYNAAFALVKQLALAVGPAVGGPMGAALHGPYIVTFVLFSLGITALALRLGKQLTPVQNQPHLASKSRVVAQHKPSEQLEAAA from the coding sequence ATGCGCCGGATTCAGGCGGGGAACGCGCTGAGCGCGTTCGGACTCGGCTTCACGGTTCCGTATCTGTACGTCTATGTGGCGCAGGTGCGGGATCTGGGTGCGGCAACGGCCGGTGCCGTCCTCGCGGTCTTTGCGATGGCCGCGCTCGTCGCCCTGCCCTTCACCGGGCGGATCATCGACCGCCGCGGGCCGCTGCCCGTGCTGACGGGGGCCGCGCTGCTGGCCTCCGCCGGCGCGGCGAGCATGGGGCTGGCGAACAGTGCCCCGACCGTCGTGCTGTCCGCCGCGCTGCTCGGCGCCGGTACGGCCGTGATGCAGCCGGCGCTCGCGACGATGATCGTCTGGTGCTCGAACACCTCGACCCGTACGCGCGCCTTCGCCATGCAGTTCTTCCTGCAGAACCTGGGGCTCGGCATCGGCGGTCTGATCGGCGGGCACATCGTCGACGAAAGCCGGCCGGGCAGCTTCACCCTGCTGTTCGGCATCGAGGCCGTGATGTTCCTGGTGCTCGCGGGGATCGTGCTGAGTGTGCGACTGCCGCGCTCGTTCTCGCTCCAGGAGGCGCGGCCCGAGAACACCGAGGCCAAGGCCAAGGGCGGGATACGCGCGCTGCTCGGCCACCGGGCCATGGTGCAGCTGTGCGTGCTCGGGTTCGTCCTCTTCTTCGCCTGCTACGGACAGTTCGAGTCGGGCCTGGCCGCATACGGCACCGAGGCCGCCGGGATCGAGCCCGCGACCCTCGGGACGGCGCTGGCCGCCAACACCGCGGTAATCGTCGTCGCGCAGTTCGTGGTGCTGAAGTTCGTCGAGCGCCGCAGGCGCAGCCGGGTGATCGCCACCGTCGGGCTGATCTGGGCCCTCGCCTGGGTCACGGCGGGATACGCGGGGCTCGGGCACGGCAGCCAGGCGATGGCGACGGCCGCGTTCGTATCCGCGTACGGCATGTTCGGGCTCGGTGAGGCGATGCTGTCGCCGACCGTCGCGCCGCTTGTCGCCGATCTGGCGCCGGAGTCGATGGTCGGGCAGTACAACGCCGCTTTCGCGCTGGTCAAGCAGCTCGCGCTGGCGGTCGGGCCGGCCGTGGGCGGGCCGATGGGGGCCGCGCTGCACGGGCCGTACATCGTGACCTTCGTGCTCTTCTCACTCGGCATCACTGCGCTGGCGCTGCGGCTGGGCAAGCAGCTCACGCCCGTACAGAACCAGCCCCATCTCGCGTCGAAGTCGCGCGTGGTGGCTCAGCACAAGCCGTCCGAGCAGCTGGAGGCCGCCGCCTAG
- a CDS encoding ATP-binding SpoIIE family protein phosphatase gives MNFTRWSPRLPGTQRRAEARGTDHAVSPAQRGEGSVPAARGEYEHQPEPLPDVPALEDFSVQEILGRLPALVVLVYGPEHRIAYVNDAYAAAFGPRPVGATAADTCPELTELGLLPLMDQVLRSGKPRTVKSRKVRGQGSYTVTCLPAESLKDGGGVLVFAADVTDHAEAAERLRASERRHRETAVTLQRSLLPQELEQPDDLCIAATYQPGGTDAAVGGDWYDVITLGAGRTALVIGDVMGRGVRAAAVMGQLRTAVRAYARLDLPPHEVLQLLDGLAAEIDASQIATCVYAVHDPNEGRLVYASAGHLPVLVRDEDGTVRRAEDPTGPPLGTGGWLHTSGTIALPPGSSAVLYTDGLIERRGEDIDEGVAALERALSGATGTPQVVCDRLIRSLGVTAEHDDDVAVLVVQHPTRTGPAAELFHNAALELLGGVEAAPRARAFASGVLASWRFSSELHDLGVLAASELVANSLQHGTPPMRLRLRRTDRRLIIEVTDGDDHLPRRRRAETEDEAGRGISIVATIASSWGSRRTPGGGKAVWCEFALPA, from the coding sequence GTGAACTTCACGCGTTGGAGCCCAAGGCTCCCCGGTACGCAGCGTCGCGCCGAAGCGCGGGGGACCGACCACGCGGTCTCCCCGGCACAGCGAGGGGAAGGCTCCGTGCCTGCGGCCCGCGGCGAGTACGAGCACCAGCCGGAGCCCCTGCCCGACGTCCCCGCCCTCGAGGACTTCTCCGTCCAGGAGATCCTCGGCCGTCTCCCCGCCCTGGTCGTCCTCGTATACGGACCCGAGCACCGCATCGCGTACGTCAACGACGCCTACGCCGCAGCCTTCGGCCCCCGCCCGGTCGGCGCGACCGCCGCGGACACCTGCCCCGAGCTCACCGAGCTGGGCCTGCTCCCGCTCATGGACCAGGTGCTGCGCAGCGGCAAGCCCCGTACGGTCAAATCCCGCAAGGTCCGCGGACAGGGCTCGTACACCGTCACCTGCCTGCCCGCCGAGAGCCTCAAGGACGGCGGGGGAGTCCTCGTCTTCGCCGCCGACGTCACCGACCACGCGGAGGCCGCCGAACGGCTGCGCGCCAGCGAGCGGCGCCACCGCGAGACCGCGGTCACCCTCCAGCGGTCTCTGCTCCCGCAGGAGCTGGAGCAGCCCGACGATCTGTGCATCGCCGCCACGTACCAGCCGGGCGGCACGGACGCCGCGGTCGGCGGCGACTGGTACGACGTGATCACCCTCGGCGCCGGCCGCACCGCGCTCGTCATCGGCGACGTCATGGGCCGCGGTGTGCGCGCGGCCGCCGTCATGGGCCAGCTCCGCACCGCCGTACGGGCCTACGCCCGCCTCGACCTGCCTCCGCACGAGGTGCTCCAGCTGCTCGACGGCCTCGCCGCCGAGATCGACGCCAGCCAGATCGCCACGTGCGTCTACGCCGTCCACGACCCCAACGAAGGCCGGCTCGTCTATGCCTCGGCGGGCCACCTCCCGGTCCTGGTCCGCGACGAGGACGGCACGGTCCGCCGCGCCGAGGACCCGACAGGCCCCCCGCTCGGCACCGGCGGCTGGCTGCACACCTCGGGCACCATCGCCCTCCCGCCGGGCTCCAGCGCTGTCCTCTATACGGACGGCTTGATCGAGCGGCGCGGCGAGGACATCGACGAAGGGGTCGCCGCGCTCGAGCGCGCGCTCTCCGGGGCGACCGGCACTCCGCAGGTGGTCTGCGACCGGCTGATCCGCTCCCTGGGAGTCACCGCCGAACACGACGACGACGTGGCCGTACTGGTCGTCCAGCACCCCACGCGTACGGGCCCGGCGGCCGAGCTCTTCCACAACGCCGCCCTCGAACTGCTCGGCGGAGTCGAGGCGGCCCCGCGCGCCCGCGCCTTCGCCTCCGGAGTGCTGGCCTCCTGGCGCTTCTCGTCCGAGCTCCACGACCTGGGCGTACTGGCCGCCAGCGAACTGGTCGCCAACTCCCTCCAGCACGGCACCCCGCCCATGCGCCTCAGACTCCGCCGCACCGACCGCCGCCTGATCATCGAGGTGACGGACGGCGACGACCATCTGCCGCGCCGCCGCCGCGCGGAAACGGAGGACGAGGCGGGCCGCGGGATTTCCATCGTCGCGACGATCGCCTCGTCCTGGGGGAGCCGCCGCACGCCGGGCGGCGGCAAAGCGGTCTGGTGCGAGTTCGCCCTGCCCGCTTAG